A segment of the Candida albicans SC5314 chromosome 2, complete sequence genome:
TGAAAAGTCCTTCATAAATATACATTTGACAACCTATAGTGTGTAGTTTAATAGATACAAATAACATTATTGGGGACATTCTTTTTGTAAAGACTTATACAAGTAACTCAAGTATAGTGAATCCGTTGATCGTCTATGATACGACGGTGAGAAAGGCAAGGAAAAAAATGAACCAAACCAAATTACTTGCATGGATAATATCATACTCATAACACAACATAGCTTACGGCAGTAGAATTTAAGCATGACACCGCCAATCAAGTcaccttcttcttcccTGGTTGATTATGGAAAGCTATCTGAACAACTTATGATAGCATATACAAAAGACGTACTACAACGTAATTTGCAAAAGTTTCATGGGGAGCAACATCGCcaacaattcaaacaaCTTTTGAACCAGCCAGTAATTAAATCTATACATTCATTGTCTGGTATTATCGTCAGATATCGTCATAACAATAGTGAATTAGATAAAGCTCTAGACACCATTGATTTaccaaaaatatttgaacGACTTGAAATTAGAGAAAAAACCAACAAAGATAAAAATCTCGattatgatgatttattagttcttgaattattgaattattttaaaaatgattttttcaaatggGTAAATAGCCCTGATTGTCCATCTTGTGGATCTAACGAGGATGTTCAAGGATTAGGAGCAATCAACCCCTCATCATCAAAAACTATTTCACAATCCCAGGCCATAATCGATCAAGTATCTGTTATTGAAGTCCATGAATGTAAGAAATGCAagcaaaaaattgaattccCCAGAATAAACAACCCAGTTACATTATTAACCACCCGTCGAGGAAGATGTGGAGAATGGGTTAATTGTTTTATGTTGATATTACAAGCATTAATTGGaggtggtgatgatgacaGTGATCGGATAAGATATGTGTGGAATCAAGAAGATCATGTTTGGTGTGAATACTATTCACTAAGCTCAAAACGTTGGATACATTTGGATCCTTGTGAAGGTGTTTATGATGAACCGTTGTTGTACTGCAATAATTGGGGGAAAAGAATGAGTTATGTCATTGGGtttaattataattatatgattgatttgagtgataaat
Coding sequences within it:
- a CDS encoding peptide-N4-(N-acetyl-beta-glucosaminyl)asparagine amidase (Putative peptide N-glycanase; induced by nitric oxide independent of Yhb1p), with protein sequence MTPPIKSPSSSSVDYGKLSEQLMIAYTKDVLQRNLQKFHGEQHRQQFKQLLNQPVIKSIHSLSGIIVRYRHNNSELDKALDTIDLPKIFERLEIREKTNKDKNLDYDDLLVLELLNYFKNDFFKWVNSPDCPSCGSNEDVQGLGAINPSSSKTISQSQAIIDQVSVIEVHECKKCKQKIEFPRINNPVTLLTTRRGRCGEWVNCFMLILQALIGGGDDDSDRIRYVWNQEDHVWCEYYSLSSKRWIHLDPCEGVYDEPLLYCNNWGKRMSYVIGFNYNYMIDLSDKYIVPEKQIPKNSIVNVQNVNFVISYSNGINQLKHFKRIEQQQQQQEVDVNEQRNLAFLKLYHNFLVPYNKEINQLKPELTKTTPSTDLPSGRQSGSTEWTKSRGENGES